In Methylobacterium aquaticum, the following are encoded in one genomic region:
- the clpS gene encoding ATP-dependent Clp protease adapter ClpS, with translation MAQVPRQGEPSTRPVAANPRAPGNGDGRSGTAVITRTKPRTKRPNLYRVLLLNDDYTPMEFVVHVVERFFNKSREDATRIMLHVHQNGVGECGIFTYEVAETKVTQVMDFARKHQHPLQCVMEKK, from the coding sequence ATGGCTCAGGTCCCGAGGCAGGGAGAACCCTCCACCAGGCCGGTCGCGGCCAACCCCCGCGCCCCCGGGAACGGCGACGGGCGCTCGGGAACCGCCGTGATCACGCGGACGAAGCCGCGCACCAAGCGGCCGAACCTCTACCGCGTGCTGCTCCTCAACGACGACTACACCCCGATGGAATTCGTGGTCCACGTCGTGGAACGGTTCTTCAACAAGTCGCGCGAGGACGCGACCCGCATCATGCTGCACGTCCACCAGAACGGCGTCGGCGAGTGCGGCATCTTCACCTACGAGGTCGCAGAGACCAAGGTGACGCAGGTCATGGACTTTGCGCGGAAACATCAACATCCTCTGCAATGCGTCATGGAAAAGAAATAA